A section of the Methanoregula formicica SMSP genome encodes:
- a CDS encoding ORC1-type DNA replication protein, producing MKKNLLMWDETLFRDPEVLEIDYVPEQFEFRDDQMRELAFQIKPGLRGGRPMNSVCKGLPGTGKTTSIRKLFQEIEETTKKLVPVYINCQIDNTKFAIISQIYKKLIGHLPPSSGTSFKQVFDAVARHIAKEEIVLLVALDDANYLLYENEINKVLYTLLRSHETYEGTRIGVIVIISDMDVDLSRAVDARVASVFRPTEIYFAPYGDAEVREIMKARVMQGLFSGVLSEELLDLVVSQTLKSGDLRVGIDLLKRATLSAERAARRSIERDDICGAYEISKYLHLAFTTKTLKGEEREILKLIAERSNKEHEMNAGDVYKSFKENVPIGYTRFYEVVKKLDAMRLINLQYREGKGRTRIITLRYDPAKVIEYLS from the coding sequence ATGAAGAAGAACCTGCTGATGTGGGACGAGACGCTGTTCCGGGACCCCGAGGTGCTGGAGATCGATTATGTTCCCGAGCAGTTCGAGTTCCGCGACGACCAGATGCGCGAGCTGGCGTTCCAGATCAAGCCCGGCCTCCGTGGTGGCAGGCCGATGAACAGCGTCTGCAAGGGTCTTCCCGGTACCGGGAAGACCACGAGTATAAGGAAGCTCTTCCAGGAGATCGAGGAGACGACAAAGAAACTGGTGCCGGTCTACATCAACTGCCAGATCGACAATACCAAGTTCGCCATCATCTCCCAGATCTACAAAAAACTCATCGGCCACCTCCCCCCTTCTTCCGGCACCTCGTTCAAGCAGGTCTTCGATGCTGTGGCCCGCCATATCGCAAAAGAAGAGATCGTCCTGCTGGTTGCTCTCGACGATGCAAACTACCTCCTGTACGAGAACGAGATCAACAAGGTTCTCTACACCCTGCTCCGCTCGCACGAGACCTATGAAGGGACCCGCATCGGTGTCATTGTCATCATCAGCGACATGGATGTGGACCTCAGTCGTGCTGTGGATGCCCGGGTTGCCTCGGTATTCCGGCCCACGGAGATCTACTTCGCTCCCTACGGTGATGCCGAAGTGCGGGAGATCATGAAGGCCCGCGTGATGCAGGGCCTCTTCTCGGGCGTCCTTTCCGAGGAACTGCTGGACCTTGTCGTCAGCCAGACCTTGAAGAGCGGTGACCTGCGAGTCGGTATCGACCTCCTCAAGCGTGCAACGCTCTCGGCAGAACGAGCGGCGCGGCGGAGCATCGAGCGGGACGATATCTGCGGTGCGTACGAGATATCCAAGTATCTTCACCTTGCCTTTACGACGAAGACGCTCAAGGGTGAAGAGCGGGAGATCCTGAAACTGATCGCGGAGCGGAGCAACAAGGAGCATGAGATGAATGCCGGGGATGTGTATAAATCCTTCAAGGAGAACGTTCCCATCGGCTATACGCGGTTCTACGAGGTTGTTAAGAAACTGGATGCAATGCGGCTTATCAACCTCCAGTACCGCGAGGGGAAGGGCAGGACCCGGATCATCACGCTCCGGTACGACCCGGCGAAGGTCATCGAATACCTCTCCTGA